Genomic DNA from Puntigrus tetrazona isolate hp1 chromosome 6, ASM1883169v1, whole genome shotgun sequence:
GTTCAATGTTTATTCAGTTTGGTGCCAAGTTAGTGTCATTAATCAAAACTCAATTCAGTTCAGATTTTAATCTCATCTGATAGTccagttaataataataataataataatagtataatattaatataaaaattcacaGAACGATCATAAACTAAAGTGCCAAGTCaacatacaaaaacactgtTAGAGAAAACATGCACTTTTGACTCACAGTCTTTATTATTGAGATGTAAATCTTTTGACAGCTTCCCCGTTTCTAATGCACTTTCGTTAAGTTTACAAGCCTCATCCAGCTTGGCGTTACTGCAAAGCCTGTAATTAAAATCGGAGACTTTCGTCTCTACCAACAGCAAAATTAACCCATCAACAACACTTGGTGATAGACATgagcaattttaaaatgatacgtTGTCACAAAGTGTGCACCGAAGCCTGTGTATCAAGTCAAATGACTAATTCTCCAGCAGACGGGAGCTCATGGATCTTCACTGAGCTGTTTCAGATGTGAAGTGAAGGTTTTAGTTACTATATGTTACATTAACTTTGTCTCAGTTGTTTCTCTTTATATAGTGTAGGAGTCAACAGTAGACATACCGTACAGTAAGTGTACAGAGCTATAAAATGTGGATAGCGGTTCAGATCAATTGGAAATTTGATGAGGAATGTTTATGTTGAAACTTTCGTTGCATACTTAGACcactaaaaaaaggttttttttccacctcAACTTTTCAAACAATTGAAGTAAAAGAGacttctgtgtgttttctgtcatgTGGAAAGATCAGAGGAATGAACGGTGAAACCAGTTGTCCTCTGTTTTCTCAGGCTGAAGTTAATATAGTACAACCTTTCAGAGGTCTGCATCCATCGGAAACCATGCTTTTAGTCTTTCTGTGACCGcaaacatttacagtaatgaGGGTTTGGGgggttaatattttaaatgtgactaTGTCACAATCATATATAAATAGGACTCATTTTCTTCATGCAAAATGcgatttcttcttttcttttgaaatgtgaaattcaTCACTCCACACTTTGTATGCATTTACAGCAATATAAAGCAatggttttttttccacatgcaGCGATTCTCTTTTACGCCACAGCGAcacattgcaaaatatttagttgtttttttttccttttgttcgACGGAAATGAAATATCTGTGTACATAATAATGCAGAAACACGAGTGGAATGCACGCTGACGGTGAGTATCTCTTGTGAGGACGTGCactaaaacacagatttaaGATATAGAAGcgtttttgctttaattagcTCCGAGGACCGCGTGACGTTTGATGCTGACATGCCCGTGTGCTGTTTTGTGCAGCATGATAAACACGATCAGCATTAGCTGAGCCACAAGCTGACATGTTGGGCAAACAAACAGAGCCGTGTTTTTACAGAGCTACAGAGCCAGAGTGTTTACACTCTTCAGGAAGTCGAGCGTGATATTGACCATTTCCCTGTCACTGAATTAGCCCCCGTTCTCAAAAACACTGCTGACTGgccattaaaatacacaaaacagctcaaatatacaatatatcaaCAGATGTGAAAGATACTGCTATACTGAAAATctgtactgtttaaaagtttgtttataatgtttttgaaacggcttttatttgattaaaaatacagaaatattattacaatttaaaatagctatttaCTATGTGAATATgtcttaaattttaatttattcctgtgatgcaaagctacattttcagcatcgtcACACcaagatgcattttatttttcaggattcttagcatttatttgaaatagtcttgtgttacattttaagtgttttcagATCGGTTTATTGCATCCTTGTTGACCAAAAGTAAAATTTAGTTACGCGCAAACTATGATAATATCGAACTCTCTTTTAAAAATTGATAGTGGAATTTgcaatattgaaataaatatttaacaaatgatTAGATAAGCGTTAAAAAAGAACTGGAAAGAGAAAGtagttcaacagaaaaaaacctcACAGATGTTCTACACGCATCCAGCACATTTGTCATGTCTTTCCCTGCCTCATGCATGCCACAGAATTATCTCAGCTCGCTCTTCCTTATCAATTTTATGTTCCACTTCAAATAATCCAGAGCTCCTCCGTGCAGGTTTTGACACAGCAAATTGCTCCCTTGGAAGCTAATTATTGCAATCTTCGCCCGGAGAAAGTTTGAATCATATTCTAAGCTTCTCCTCACCATGCGACTTTAAACAAAACTCTATAAACGTGATGTGGCATGTCGTGGGATGTTTTCAGCGCTGCATGCTGCAGTTGCATGAGATACAGTACAATAATAGTCCGGTGCAGTGGCAAACGGTAGGAGGAATTTCACACCGCCGGCAGACGTGCACACGTTACACAATCAGCTGCTGAGGTGTGAACCAGGGCCACTAGTGTTAGCACCTTTTTAAGTGCCAGTGTTGCATTACAGTGGGTGGATGTGTCTTGCGCTGGCAGGAATGGAgactattttaatgcatcagaGGCACGTGCCAGAGGCTGTATTCTCTGGAGAAATAGTTAGAccaaaatcatttactcatgcCCATGCCAATCCAAACCAGAATGACTTTCTATATCATCTGCGGAACACAAAAGGTGATTTTTGtgtcaaaaaagtaaaatatcgTAAAACGTATGATAAGTAGTCAATGCAACGAATTGCTTTATATTCCAAGTGttctgaaataatttaataaagaaacaaatgcacTAATCGATTACTTgctgttatatataaaaattattttgcatagaATGCATGCATATTTGCAAAGGTTTCAAAGaattacagagaaaaagaaTTACAAACGCAtttattaaatctgaaattttgaagtaaaaagacTGAATAAGcctagtgtttttatttattattgttatgattatttatttatttttgtaaaacagtaacagtaagagtattttatgatgtattttatgtaacaaTGTATTTGAGATTTTGGTCACGTTCTCTTTAATCAGCTTGTGTTCTGTTTCCTCAGATTCGTCCCTGGCCGAGGAAGGTGAGGGTCATCGAATCCGGTGGCAGCGCTCCTCTACAAACAGCTCCAGCTCACGGAAGTCCCCAAGGAACCGCAAGGAGCGGCGCAACCGCAAGCGAGGCCGGAGCAGCAAGGACTGCCGCTTGGAGAGGAAAGAGATGAAGGTGCGCGACCTGGGCCTCGGCTACGACTCGGACGAGATCGTGGTGTTCAAGTACTGCGTGGGCTCCTGCATGAGCGCCCGCAAGAACTACGACCTGGCCCTGAAGGTGCTGACGGACAACGGCAGCGTTCCCAGACGCAACGTGGGCACTCACCCCTGCTGCAGACCCACGCGCTTCGAGACCGTCTCCTTCATGGACGCCCAGACGAGCTGGCAGACCATCAAGTGGCTTTCGGCGGCCAACTGCAGCTGTGTGGGATGAGAGCAGCCCGGGAGACGCAGCCGGTAAAATCAGCCCACGAGCTCCGGTGTAGAAAGCGAGGGGATTCCAGTGCGAGGAACGGGACGCAGCGGATCTGCTAGCATCGGCACGGGAACCGCGGGAACACGGGACGTCCTGCGGGGAGACGGTCGGGAACCGTAGAGGCTTGCATCACCTGACCTTGGAGAGCTGTGAAGCGGTTCCCGCTCCAGACTGCAGTTGCGCATGGAAAGCTTGTGAAAAGTAACTTGAAGGCCTACATTTCACATGATCTGGAACCGGAGATGTTTTAAGAACGAGGATACCATGAAGGTTCATTATAACAGAGCAGAAGGGTGCTTTTAACTCACTTATCAGCTTAGCATGTGTGCttaatgcacacaaacacgccACCTTTTTTGGAAATGGGCTCGTTTTCcaagttaaacagttgagttttaccattttttaaatccgttcagccgatctccggttctgccgatagcacttttagcttagcatagatccttgaatctgattagaccgttagcatcgcgctcaaaaatgaccaaatagtTTCcgtatttttcttatttataacttgactcttctgtagttacattatGCACAAAGTCTGCCaggaaatgaaaagttgtgattttctaggctaATATATCTAGGAGCTATACTCTCCTTGTGGCGTCGCAGCAAACGCAGTGATATTATTCATCTCCTGACAttgctggggactattttcaggCGCTGTGTAATATAATTGCGCCTGCTGCAGCCATGGTACGGTAGAAATGAAACCAGTGCATCTATgctaaatggattcaaaaagGAGAAAACTAGCCCATTTTCAAAAAGTGGAGTGTCTCTTTAAGCCATGTGCACATTACAAGACTGAAGCGTGTCACTTTTTGTGAGTAGTCtataacaaaaaagttttttttcggATACAGGCCAAAATGAGTCCTTGCATGCAGCACTTCAGCGGTTCGCAGGCTGGTTCTGGATGCTAATTGGTGGAGCTCTTTATAATGATGAAACACGGCATGTCTGGACGTATGCCCGGATATAACACTCTCTTCCATCATCTGATCATCATTAGATGAATTACCGCTGCCATGATCGCTAGAAAATGTatacaaactatttttaactcttttcaactcttttctcttttaaacaaATTCCGCCTGTTTCCCATAAGCAGAGCGAGCGCCGGGTTTTTTTGAATAATGCTGTAATCTACAAAAGGCCCGTTTCACGTAGAAATCAATCATTCTTGGATTTGAAAGAACGTCCGGGAcctaatttacatttttgttctaAAA
This window encodes:
- the LOC122346563 gene encoding neurturin isoform X2 encodes the protein MTGEVDQDRKDGKGWRSLESCMAAPARYHLRDWKVMLLVFVCLLGLVDGHFLQEEKEESRPSKLRASSTSAEHPGPQKELDEWQSRAPWPRLHDSSLAEEGEGHRIRWQRSSTNSSSSRKSPRNRKERRNRKRGRSSKDCRLERKEMKVRDLGLGYDSDEIVVFKYCVGSCMSARKNYDLALKVLTDNGSVPRRNVGTHPCCRPTRFETVSFMDAQTSWQTIKWLSAANCSCVG
- the LOC122346563 gene encoding neurturin isoform X1, with product MHIKFCFFSFLDGKGWRSLESCMAAPARYHLRDWKVMLLVFVCLLGLVDGHFLQEEKEESRPSKLRASSTSAEHPGPQKELDEWQSRAPWPRLHDSSLAEEGEGHRIRWQRSSTNSSSSRKSPRNRKERRNRKRGRSSKDCRLERKEMKVRDLGLGYDSDEIVVFKYCVGSCMSARKNYDLALKVLTDNGSVPRRNVGTHPCCRPTRFETVSFMDAQTSWQTIKWLSAANCSCVG